The DNA sequence GGAAACCTCAGCCACTCTCGTCATGGATGGGTAATTCCACAAGGTGAGTTGATTGTTCGGCGAACCATGGGAGGTCAGTAATTCAGATTTGTTTTTGTCCCATAGCAATGCACAAACTTCAGAGCCAGCATCAATCGAGTTCAAGCAAGCACCGTTAACGGTGTTCCAAAACTTAACGCAATGATCATTGCAAcctccaccagaagccagcaGGTTGCTCCGAGTTGGGCACCAGTCAACGGCCTTCACAATGGAAGTGTGGCTGCTGATCCTGTGAAGCCATTGACGTTGACGTGGATGGTCACGTGAGACAGGCATGCAGGCATCCCATATGTGCACTAGTTTGTCCTGCCCTCCACTCGCCAAATACCGCCCTGACAACACggaccatttaagactacaaactCCACGCCGATGCCCATTATAGAAACAGATGAACAGGTCATCCTTTCTAAAGTCATAATCAACAACAGTGCCATCAAATCTTCCGACTGTCAAGATTGAATTACTTCTCCACGCAAGTGACGACACAGGGGCCTGGTTCTCATCTTCCATCCCATCCACGACATGTCCTGTTGCTAGATCAATCAGGGATAAATCTGAATTGCCAAATGCGACAGCAAGAACTGCACAGTCTGGCGACCAGCGGATGCAAGTGATAGGTCCTCTGTCTTCTACGGGTTGTAGAAGCTTAGTCGACTCGTTTGCAGCGTCCCAGAGATACACTGCGTCCTCAAGGCCAATCgccaacacattattgcttccccagtcgaggagattcaaaacattatcatccaacaAGCCGTGGATTACCAAAACCCTCTCTGGTTCTTTAGGGATTCGCCTCTGCTGCTTCTTCTGCGGCCGAATGGGCTCGTCAAACTCGGGCAGCTTGCTGGCCGACGCTTCAGGTGCAGTCTTGAAAGCGAGGAT is a window from the Musa acuminata AAA Group cultivar baxijiao chromosome BXJ2-1, Cavendish_Baxijiao_AAA, whole genome shotgun sequence genome containing:
- the LOC135598258 gene encoding cell division cycle 20.2, cofactor of APC complex-like; amino-acid sequence: MSSSRSRRVEYDRFIPFRSAMDMDYARFALTGPSRPQRDGSRESPSSVAYQKLLDECILKNRSRILAFKTAPEASASKLPEFDEPIRPQKKQQRRIPKEPERVLVIHGLLDDNVLNLLDWGSNNVLAIGLEDAVYLWDAANESTKLLQPVEDRGPITCIRWSPDCAVLAVAFGNSDLSLIDLATGHVVDGMEDENQAPVSSLAWRSNSILTVGRFDGTVVDYDFRKDDLFICFYNGHRRGVCSLKWSVLSGRYLASGGQDKLVHIWDACMPVSRDHPRQRQWLHRISSHTSIVKAVDWCPTRSNLLASGGGCNDHCVKFWNTVNGACLNSIDAGSEVCALLWDKNKSELLTSHGSPNNQLTLWNYPSMTRVAEVSGHSSRVHSLAGSPLGGVVASAAADETVKFWNIFETPKITKPELPFAQFNVIIR